A single window of Gossypium hirsutum isolate 1008001.06 chromosome A10, Gossypium_hirsutum_v2.1, whole genome shotgun sequence DNA harbors:
- the LOC107896105 gene encoding chlorophyll a-b binding protein CP26, chloroplastic isoform X1 — protein MMIFILFSYGYDPFGLSKKPEDLAKYQAFELIHARWAMLGAAGFIIPEAFNKFGAKCGPEAVWFKTGALLLDDNTLNYFGKNIPINLIAAVIAEIVLVGGAEYYRIINGLELEDKLHPGGPFDPLGLAKDPDQAALLKVKEIKNGRLAMFAMLGFYFQAYVTGEGPVENLAKHLSDPFGNNLLTVIAGTAERAPTL, from the exons AtgatgatatttattttattcagcTATGGATACGATCCTTTTGGCCTGAGCAAGAAGCCAGAAGACCTTGCCAA ATATCAAGCATTTGAACTGATACATGCAAGGTGGGCGATGCTTGGTGCAGCTGGATTCATCATCCCAGAAGCCTTTAACAAATTTGGTGCCAAATGCGGCCCTGAAGCCGTTTGGTTCAAG ACAGGAGCTCTTCTCCTGGATGATAACACCTTGAACTACTTCGGCAAGAATATCCCTATCAACCTTATTGCTGCTGTCATTGCGGAGATCGTTCTCGTTGGTGGAGCTGAATATTACAGAATCATTAATGgcttg GAATTGGAGGACAAGCTTCACCCTGGAGGTCCATTTGACCCACTTGGGCTGGCCAAGGATCCTGACCAAGCAGCTCTGCTCAAGGTGAAAGAGATAAAAAATGGTAGACTGGCAATGTTCGCCATGCTGGGTTTCTACTTCCAAGCCTATGTCACTGGAGAAGGTCCCGTTGAGAACCTTGCCAAACATCTCAGTGACCCTTTCGGGAACAACTTGCTCACGGTCATAGCTGGAACTGCTGAAAGAGCTCCCACCCTctga
- the LOC107896105 gene encoding chlorophyll a-b binding protein CP26, chloroplastic isoform X2, whose protein sequence is MLGAAGFIIPEAFNKFGAKCGPEAVWFKTGALLLDDNTLNYFGKNIPINLIAAVIAEIVLVGGAEYYRIINGLELEDKLHPGGPFDPLGLAKDPDQAALLKVKEIKNGRLAMFAMLGFYFQAYVTGEGPVENLAKHLSDPFGNNLLTVIAGTAERAPTL, encoded by the exons ATGCTTGGTGCAGCTGGATTCATCATCCCAGAAGCCTTTAACAAATTTGGTGCCAAATGCGGCCCTGAAGCCGTTTGGTTCAAG ACAGGAGCTCTTCTCCTGGATGATAACACCTTGAACTACTTCGGCAAGAATATCCCTATCAACCTTATTGCTGCTGTCATTGCGGAGATCGTTCTCGTTGGTGGAGCTGAATATTACAGAATCATTAATGgcttg GAATTGGAGGACAAGCTTCACCCTGGAGGTCCATTTGACCCACTTGGGCTGGCCAAGGATCCTGACCAAGCAGCTCTGCTCAAGGTGAAAGAGATAAAAAATGGTAGACTGGCAATGTTCGCCATGCTGGGTTTCTACTTCCAAGCCTATGTCACTGGAGAAGGTCCCGTTGAGAACCTTGCCAAACATCTCAGTGACCCTTTCGGGAACAACTTGCTCACGGTCATAGCTGGAACTGCTGAAAGAGCTCCCACCCTctga
- the LOC121207932 gene encoding pentatricopeptide repeat-containing protein At5g16860, giving the protein MYSKSGDIHAARVVFDNMQHRNSVSWTSLLTAYGMHGYGEEAIKVLDYMRVAGFVPDGITFLVLLYVCSHSGMVDQGIRFFESMHTEYSVTPELDHYACMVDLLGRAGRFGQALEFVHSMPMEPTAIVWIALLSGCRIHGNVELGEYAAAQLQELSSENDGSYTLLSNIYANARRWRDVARVRSLMKYSGVKKRAGCSWVQGKKGTATFYVGDRSHPQFEQIYKLLADLIQRIKAIGYVPETNCALHDVDDEEKGDLLFEHSEKLALAYGILVSTPGVPIHITKNLRVCTDCHNAFTYISMIIDNEIILRDSSRFHHFKSGSCSCRGYW; this is encoded by the coding sequence ATGTATTCCAAATCCGGTGATATACATGCTGCTAGGGTTGTGTTTGACAATATGCAGCACAGGAATTCAGTTTCTTGGACGTCGTTACTAACTGCTTATGGTATGCATGGCTATGGAGAAGAAGCTATCAAGGTTCTGGATTATATGAGAGTAGCAGGTTTTGTTCCTGACGGTATTACCTTTCTTGTTTTACTCTATGTATGCAGCCATTCAGGTATGGTTGACCAGGGAATCAGATTCTTTGAAAGCATGCATACTGAGTACAGTGTCACCCCTGAATTGGATCATTATGCTTGCATGGTTGATCTCTTAGGCCGTGCTGGTCGGTTTGGTCAAGCTCTGGAATTTGTTCACAGCATGCCCATGGAGCCAACCGCAATTGTATGGATTGCATTACTTAGTGGTTGTAGGATCCATGGAAATGTGGAACTTGGGGAATATGCTGCAGCCCAGCTTCAGGAATTGAGTTCAGAGAATGATGGGTCGTATACATTGCTTTCAAACATATATGCTAATGCAAGGCGTTGGAGAGATGTGGCCAGGGTCCGATCTTTGATGAAATATTCAGGGGTCAAAAAGAGAGCAGGTTGCAGCTGGGTCCAAGGAAAGAAAGGCACTGCAACCTTCTATGTGGGTGACAGGTCTCATCCACAATTTGAACAAATATACAAACTTCTTGCTGACTTAATTCAACGCATCAAGGCAATTGGGTATGTTCCCGAGACGAACTGTGCACTTCATGATGTGGATGATGAAGAGAAAGGTGATCTTCTTTTTGAACATAGTGAGAAGTTAGCTCTAGCCTATGGCATTTTAGTCTCTACTCCTGGGGTGCCTATCCATATCACTAAGAACTTGCGTGTCTGCACTGATTGCCATAATGCCTTTACTTACATATCCATGATCATTGATAATGAAATCATATTAAGGGATTCAAGTCGCTTCCATCATTTCAAGAGTGGATCTTGCTCCTGCAGAGGCTACTGGTGA